In Leuconostocaceae bacterium ESL0723, the following proteins share a genomic window:
- a CDS encoding aminoacyl-tRNA deacylase: MAKKKSKKTLPEQVLDQHGIAYTPWSLNVMDQSASERAATLAPLGLKDTDIYKTLAANGDKTGPLVAVLPITEHLSLKKLAAVSGNKKAHMLPLKDLQKTTGYIHGANNPVGIWQNKKFPIYLDQSAEDREYFLVSAGELNHSDQVNPKDIAHLVDGHFADLTE; encoded by the coding sequence ATGGCTAAGAAAAAATCTAAGAAAACCTTGCCCGAGCAGGTCTTAGACCAGCACGGGATTGCCTATACCCCCTGGTCCTTAAACGTCATGGATCAGAGTGCGTCTGAGCGGGCCGCCACCCTGGCACCCTTAGGCTTAAAGGATACCGACATTTATAAAACCCTAGCGGCGAACGGCGACAAGACCGGACCCCTAGTGGCAGTCTTACCAATTACTGAGCACCTGTCACTTAAAAAATTAGCAGCAGTTTCGGGTAATAAGAAGGCCCACATGCTGCCCTTAAAGGACCTGCAAAAGACCACCGGCTACATCCACGGGGCTAACAACCCAGTCGGCATTTGGCAAAACAAGAAGTTCCCTATCTACTTGGACCAGAGCGCCGAGGACCGGGAATATTTTCTGGTCAGCGCCGGCGAGTTAAACCACTCCGATCAGGTTAACCCCAAAGACATTGCCCACTTAGTGGATGGTCATTTTGCTGATTTAACCGAATAA
- a CDS encoding GntR family transcriptional regulator — protein sequence MSEAIYATVQADIKQKIYQGEFPDLKLPDERTLADHYHVSRSSIKRALNVLVQQGIIFKKRGSGTFVNPLYLKNQAIFQHEGSNLGVSDSFRINGEAPSIELLDFQVIPATPELQQALFLNEGDFVYEIKRLRRLGDVPFMIEKGYVPISLLPGLNREIVAKSIYEYIEQSKSRTVTKSFMTVMAEPSGSEDQELLKLKENEPVGIMEGIFFMDDGTPLEFSTMRLHYRYLRYNAFVSLDSE from the coding sequence ATGTCAGAAGCAATTTATGCCACGGTGCAAGCCGATATCAAACAAAAAATTTACCAGGGTGAGTTCCCCGACCTCAAGTTGCCGGACGAACGGACCCTGGCCGACCACTACCATGTATCCCGCTCCTCAATCAAGCGGGCCCTTAATGTGCTAGTTCAGCAGGGAATTATCTTTAAAAAGCGGGGTAGCGGTACTTTCGTGAACCCGCTCTATCTAAAAAATCAGGCCATTTTCCAGCACGAGGGCTCTAATTTAGGGGTTTCGGACTCCTTCCGGATTAATGGCGAGGCACCTAGCATCGAACTCCTGGACTTTCAGGTGATTCCAGCCACACCGGAACTTCAACAGGCCCTCTTTTTAAATGAAGGGGACTTTGTTTACGAGATTAAGCGCCTGCGGCGGCTAGGGGATGTGCCCTTTATGATTGAAAAAGGTTACGTGCCCATCAGTCTTTTGCCAGGGTTAAATCGAGAAATCGTGGCCAAGTCAATTTATGAATACATCGAGCAAAGCAAGTCCCGCACGGTGACCAAGTCCTTTATGACCGTCATGGCCGAGCCCAGTGGTTCCGAGGATCAAGAATTACTCAAGCTCAAAGAAAACGAGCCGGTGGGTATCATGGAAGGAATCTTCTTCATGGACGACGGCACACCCCTGGAATTCTCCACGATGCGCCTGCATTATCGCTACCTCCGCTACAATGCTTTCGTGAGTTTAGACTCCGAATAA
- a CDS encoding phosphoketolase family protein — protein MVDYNSKEYLETVDKWWRATNYLSAGMIFLKSNPLFSVTKTPIQPEDVKVKPIGHWGTISGQTFLYAHANRLINKYDLNMFYIGGPGHGGQVMVTNAYLDGEYTEDYPEVTQDLKGMSILFKRFSFPGGIGSHMTAQTPGSLHEGGELGYSLSHGYGAILDNPDQIAFTVVGDGESETGPSMGSWHSIKFINPKNDGAVLPILDLNGFKISNPTVFSRMSDEEISKFFEGLGYTPRFIENDDIHDYMTYHEKAAKVFDQAIEDIKAIQKDARENNKYQDGTIAPWPVIIARLPKGWGGPRFDQKGLPIENSFRSHQVPLPLSQGDLSTLPEFEEWMNSYKPEELFNADGSLKDDVKAIAPKGDKRMSANPITNGGRPRGEELKDLELPNWRDYTNKITPDNRGTLLTDANHNMDMFTLSTYLEEVMKKNPTSFRVFGPDETMSNRLWSLFDTTNRQWMEEVKDPNDQYEAPVGRILDAQLSEHQAEGWLEGYTLTGRVGIFASYESFLRVVDSMITQHFKWLRHASEQPWRNDYPSLNLISTSTAFQQDHNGYTHQDPGMLTHLAEKKANFIRQYLPADGNSALAVMERAFSEHSKVNHMVISKQPRQQWFTADEADELASEGLKVIDWASTAPSGKVDITFASAGTEPTIETLAALWLVNQEFPDVKFRYVNIVELLRLQKKSEAAGNDERELPDADFDKFFQADTPVIFGYHGFEDLVESFFFERKFRGDVYVHGYREDGDITTTYDMRVYSHLDRFHQAAEAVSVLADRGVVDQAAADTFITKMNDILAKHFKVTREEGRDIPEFTDWKWTALR, from the coding sequence ATGGTTGATTACAATTCAAAAGAGTACTTGGAAACGGTCGACAAGTGGTGGCGTGCTACTAACTACTTGTCAGCTGGGATGATCTTCTTGAAGAGCAACCCCCTTTTCTCAGTTACTAAGACGCCAATCCAACCAGAAGACGTTAAAGTTAAGCCAATTGGACACTGGGGAACGATCTCAGGTCAAACTTTCTTGTATGCTCACGCTAACCGCCTGATCAACAAGTATGACTTGAACATGTTCTACATTGGTGGTCCTGGACACGGTGGCCAGGTAATGGTTACCAACGCTTACCTGGATGGTGAGTATACTGAAGACTATCCTGAAGTTACCCAAGACTTGAAGGGTATGTCAATCTTGTTCAAGCGCTTCTCATTCCCAGGTGGAATTGGTTCGCACATGACTGCTCAGACCCCTGGTTCCCTCCACGAAGGTGGTGAATTGGGTTACTCACTGTCACACGGTTATGGTGCTATCTTGGATAACCCAGACCAGATTGCCTTTACGGTAGTTGGTGATGGTGAATCTGAAACTGGTCCATCAATGGGTTCATGGCACTCAATCAAGTTTATCAACCCTAAGAACGATGGTGCCGTTTTGCCAATCTTGGACTTGAACGGCTTCAAGATTTCTAACCCAACGGTCTTCTCACGGATGAGCGATGAAGAAATTTCAAAGTTCTTCGAAGGACTGGGCTACACGCCTCGCTTCATCGAAAACGATGACATCCATGACTACATGACCTACCACGAGAAGGCTGCTAAGGTCTTCGACCAGGCCATTGAAGATATCAAGGCCATCCAGAAGGATGCCCGTGAAAACAACAAGTACCAAGACGGTACGATTGCCCCATGGCCAGTAATCATTGCTCGCCTGCCTAAGGGCTGGGGTGGACCTCGCTTCGACCAGAAGGGTCTGCCAATCGAGAACTCATTCCGTTCTCACCAAGTGCCATTGCCTCTGTCACAAGGTGACTTGTCAACCTTGCCAGAGTTTGAAGAGTGGATGAACTCATACAAGCCAGAAGAACTCTTCAACGCTGATGGTTCATTGAAGGATGACGTTAAGGCTATCGCTCCTAAGGGTGACAAGCGGATGTCAGCTAACCCAATTACCAACGGTGGTCGTCCTCGCGGCGAAGAACTGAAGGACTTGGAGTTGCCTAACTGGCGTGACTACACCAACAAGATTACCCCTGACAACCGTGGTACTTTGTTGACGGACGCCAACCACAACATGGACATGTTCACTTTGTCGACTTACCTTGAAGAAGTCATGAAGAAGAACCCAACTTCATTCCGTGTCTTCGGACCTGATGAAACCATGTCAAACCGTTTGTGGAGTCTCTTTGACACCACTAACCGTCAGTGGATGGAAGAAGTTAAGGACCCTAACGACCAGTACGAAGCCCCAGTTGGCCGGATTTTGGATGCCCAGTTGTCTGAGCACCAGGCTGAAGGTTGGCTTGAAGGTTATACTTTGACTGGCCGTGTTGGAATCTTTGCTTCATACGAGTCATTCCTGCGCGTGGTAGATTCAATGATCACCCAGCACTTCAAGTGGTTGCGTCACGCTTCAGAACAGCCATGGCGTAATGATTACCCATCATTGAACTTGATTTCAACTTCAACTGCCTTCCAGCAGGACCACAACGGTTATACTCACCAGGATCCTGGTATGCTGACGCACTTGGCTGAAAAGAAGGCTAACTTCATTCGCCAGTACCTGCCAGCCGATGGAAACTCAGCCTTGGCCGTTATGGAACGTGCCTTCAGCGAGCACTCAAAGGTTAACCACATGGTTATCTCTAAGCAGCCTCGTCAACAGTGGTTTACCGCTGATGAAGCTGATGAATTGGCTAGCGAAGGTTTGAAGGTTATCGACTGGGCCTCAACTGCACCTTCTGGCAAGGTTGATATTACCTTCGCCTCAGCTGGTACGGAACCAACGATTGAAACGTTGGCTGCCCTTTGGTTGGTTAACCAGGAGTTCCCAGATGTTAAGTTCCGTTACGTTAACATCGTTGAATTGCTCCGTTTGCAGAAGAAGTCAGAAGCAGCTGGTAACGACGAGCGTGAGCTTCCTGATGCAGACTTTGACAAGTTCTTCCAAGCTGATACACCAGTTATCTTTGGTTACCACGGCTTTGAAGACTTGGTTGAGTCATTCTTCTTCGAGCGTAAGTTCCGCGGTGACGTCTATGTTCACGGCTACCGTGAAGATGGTGACATCACGACTACTTACGACATGCGTGTGTACTCACACCTTGATCGTTTCCACCAGGCTGCTGAAGCCGTTAGCGTTTTGGCTGACCGCGGTGTTGTCGATCAGGCCGCTGCTGATACCTTCATCACTAAGATGAACGATATCTTGGCAAAGCACTTCAAGGTTACCCGTGAAGAAGGACGCGATATTCCTGAATTCACTGACTGGAAGTGGACTGCTCTGCGTTAA